The genomic stretch CTTGGCCTGAATGATTTCCGCATGGATTTGCTGAATTACGTCAAGGTCAACACCGACCTTGGCGGTTTGCCAAATGGACTGCATGCGGTCGTTCCGCCAAATGAAAACGGATTAAACCCCGGTGTCATTTTCGCTCTTCGCAATCGAAATCAGGGTGTTCGGGTGGCCCTTCATAATCGCCTGCATCCGTATTATCTGGTCTATGTCGGAAACGATGGCGAAGTGATAACCGACCACACGGAAGTTAAACGCCTTCTCGATATGGTTCGCAATGCGTGCTCAGGCAAAAAGGAACCGATTGCGGACGTTTGTAAGATATTCAATCAGGCAACCGACGATGGGCGCAATATGGAGCCATATTCCGAGTTGCTGGGCAAGGCCATCAACTCCATCATCGATATAAAAGAAGATAGCGATCTCGATAGCTTGTTCAGTGTAGGGAAAACGACGGCTCTCGTCGAAACCGCTTCTGGTCTTGACGATTTTGAACTTATCGCGTTTGTCGTCGTTCAAAAGGAAGGATGATGCGATGTTATTCTCATATCCCCAACAATCAGAATTCGGACGCATTGTCCCGAAGAGTAAAATCTACGAACACGCACGGCCTTCAGCGGCGTTGCGTGATAAATTTGTAAAGCAGATAGACAAGATAGTCTGGCAATACAAGCTGTCGCCCGAAACGGTCAATCTCCGAGCAAAAAAGGATGTTCCCGAGATCGAGATTTTCTCGATTACGCTAAGAACCCCGGAGGTTCGGGAAGAGGTCTTACGTTGCATCGATACGGCAATACCATTCCCGATCGTCTATGAGCTAATTTTTGAGGGGCAGATTAAAACAAAGGCTGCTTTCAAACGTCCAAGCGAGGGTGACTCGAATAAATGGGTTACGGACATTTATTTTGAAAGCGGTTGGCAAAAGGAAAGTGCTCGACGAGAGGTTTTACCCGTCGCTCTGGATCTCAGCCTTTTATACGAACAGATGCTTCGTCGGTTGATGCCGGTTTCGAGAAAGGCTGGCGAGGATATAAGGGCACAGGTGCAACGGCTTTCTGAAATTCGGAGTAAAGAAAATGAGGCTGCGAAGATAGAAGCTCGAATGCAGAAGGAAAAGCAGTTCAATCGCAAGGTCGAGTTAAATAGCATCCTGCGAGAACTTCGAACGGCTATAGACAAACTGGAACGATATGCTGACTAAATCTGATTTTCAGAGATTCCTGACTTGCAAGAATGAGTACTGGCTTGACCACCATTTTCCTGAGGAGAAAAGTGAGCCGTCGCTCGATTATCAACTCCGCCGGGAAGCTGGTTATGAGGTTGAGGGTTTAGCTACGACTCTGGCCGGCTTCAAAGACCGCAATGATGTTACCGTCGACTTTGGTACGGAATTTCAGACCGACACCTTATACGCCAAGGCCGACATCGTACTTACCGATAAAGTTACCGAGGAGATTGAGATATATGAGGTCAAGTCTGGGACAAAGGCCAAAGAAGAGTATCAGATAGATCTGACTTTCCAGTGCATTGTGGCTGAAAAGGCTGGTTTTAACCTCAGAAAAGGTCACCTTATTTTTCTCGACAACTCATATGTATTCAATGGTGAGTTGGATGTTCAAAGCCTATTAACTAGCTCCGACGAGACTGAGTTCGTAAGCCAGAATAAAGGCTCCATAGAGCAGCAGATCGAGATCGCTACCGCAGCCTTGGACGAAACAGAGCCAGCCGCGAGTCTCATCGGATACTGCAAAGCCAATAAGCTAGGTTGCCGGTTCATTTTGAGGCATTATCCAGACATTCCCGAATACAACGTCTCCAATCTCTTCAATGCTGGTTCGAAGAAACTTAACACACTCCTAACAGATAGCATATTAAATCTCACTGACATACCAACTGACTTTGCCTTGACCGATCGTGAGGCGGCGATAGTTGCAGTCGAGCGTTCCGGACAGCCATATATCGATAAGGAAACTATCAAAGGCGAGATCGACGGTCTCACGTTTCCGTTAAATTTTCTTGACTACGAGAGCTTCAATCCCGCGGTGCCGAAGTTTAAGAGCACTCGACCTTACCAGCAAATGGTGTTTCAGTATTCCCTCCACACAATCGATGAGCCGGGAGCCGAAACAAGGCATTCATATCATCTATCGAGAAATGATGGGCGCCATCCTACAGAGGAGATTGTCGAGCGTCTTCACGAAGATCTTAATGGACGAACTGGCACCATTATTATTTGGAGCGAAGGCTTTGAAAAAACACGCAATACAGAAATGGGTGAGATGTTTCCCGACTATGCTCCGTTTCTAGAAAAGCTTAATGAGAATGTTTACGACCTTCGAAAGGTATTCTCGCGACGTCTATATATGCGCACCCTCGCTTTCGCGGTCGGGACTCGATAAAAAAGGTGCTTCCCGTGATTACAGACCTTTCGTACGAAGGAATGGATATTGCTGATGGCCTGACGGCCTCTATTAAGTGGTATCACGCGGCGACCGGTCGCGGAACGCAGGAAGAGCGAGACAAAACCTTTCGGGACCTTGAGACTTACTGCCATCGCGATACGCTTGCGATGGTCGAGATATACAATCACCTGTTGACGACCTGACTTATGGAAAAGTTAAAAATGCTAACTCCGGATTTTACCGACGAGAATATCGCCGTCTCGCGGAGCTTTTCCCAAATTGCGTTACAGAATCAAAAGACGATAACGGGAATCTAAATCGGGCTATAGATTTTGACCAGCTTCGTCAGGAGCTTTCAGGCTCCATCGTAGAAGGGCCGCACGAGCGGTATCATCTGGACTGGCCGGGCAAACGCGAAGCGTTGTTGACGGCAAATGCACCGATCCCCCGAACACTTCGACCCTGTCGCGAGGAATCGGTCGATTTCGACACTACAAAAAACCTCTACATCGAGGGCGACAATCTCGA from Acidobacteriota bacterium encodes the following:
- a CDS encoding DUF4391 domain-containing protein, with the protein product MLFSYPQQSEFGRIVPKSKIYEHARPSAALRDKFVKQIDKIVWQYKLSPETVNLRAKKDVPEIEIFSITLRTPEVREEVLRCIDTAIPFPIVYELIFEGQIKTKAAFKRPSEGDSNKWVTDIYFESGWQKESARREVLPVALDLSLLYEQMLRRLMPVSRKAGEDIRAQVQRLSEIRSKENEAAKIEARMQKEKQFNRKVELNSILRELRTAIDKLERYAD
- a CDS encoding DUF2779 domain-containing protein, with the translated sequence MLTKSDFQRFLTCKNEYWLDHHFPEEKSEPSLDYQLRREAGYEVEGLATTLAGFKDRNDVTVDFGTEFQTDTLYAKADIVLTDKVTEEIEIYEVKSGTKAKEEYQIDLTFQCIVAEKAGFNLRKGHLIFLDNSYVFNGELDVQSLLTSSDETEFVSQNKGSIEQQIEIATAALDETEPAASLIGYCKANKLGCRFILRHYPDIPEYNVSNLFNAGSKKLNTLLTDSILNLTDIPTDFALTDREAAIVAVERSGQPYIDKETIKGEIDGLTFPLNFLDYESFNPAVPKFKSTRPYQQMVFQYSLHTIDEPGAETRHSYHLSRNDGRHPTEEIVERLHEDLNGRTGTIIIWSEGFEKTRNTEMGEMFPDYAPFLEKLNENVYDLRKVFSRRLYMRTLAFAVGTR